In Rahnella aquatilis CIP 78.65 = ATCC 33071, one DNA window encodes the following:
- a CDS encoding LysR family transcriptional regulator, translated as MSNFIAKNVQYFIRVAQKKSIVHAADDLCITYSPLYKIIKELEKDLGKKLFFKKDNLLELTEFGKHLYEALHPLYQTLDSLESTLFRRKKNYFVTFIVDEQCPDFISHQIISLNKNIHFDNILHESIDESTLCSTLNNYSNSAIISLNHFTHDKMISSIELISVECCLAIPCKYKDQPISETIKELPILQNASNKIMHTLISIISDSLIENKIAPTITTSKHDIATNLELIAKGGYMGIFPKKIVSFINHPGVCFTEPDHKKLRLPYKAYFLTSNAKQIEEICTQLK; from the coding sequence ATGAGTAATTTTATAGCTAAAAATGTTCAATATTTTATACGAGTAGCTCAGAAAAAAAGCATTGTGCATGCTGCTGATGATCTTTGCATCACATACTCTCCACTTTACAAAATTATCAAGGAGTTAGAGAAAGATCTTGGAAAAAAGCTATTCTTTAAAAAAGATAATTTATTAGAGTTAACAGAGTTTGGAAAACATCTCTACGAAGCATTACACCCTCTTTACCAGACCCTCGACTCTTTGGAATCAACTCTATTTAGACGTAAAAAAAATTATTTTGTGACATTCATCGTGGATGAACAATGCCCGGATTTTATTAGTCATCAAATAATTTCCCTCAATAAAAACATTCATTTCGATAATATTTTACACGAAAGTATTGACGAGTCGACACTTTGCAGTACATTAAATAACTATTCGAACAGTGCAATCATCTCTCTTAATCATTTCACCCATGATAAAATGATCAGTTCAATTGAGCTTATTTCAGTCGAATGCTGCCTGGCAATACCCTGTAAATATAAAGACCAGCCTATTTCTGAAACAATTAAAGAATTGCCCATTCTGCAGAATGCCTCGAACAAGATTATGCATACGCTTATCTCTATCATCAGTGATAGCTTGATTGAGAATAAGATCGCACCCACAATCACTACCAGCAAACATGACATTGCTACAAACCTTGAACTTATTGCAAAAGGGGGTTATATGGGGATTTTTCCCAAGAAAATCGTATCGTTTATTAATCATCCGGGTGTTTGTTTTACCGAACCAGATCACAAAAAACTCAGGCTCCCCTACAAAGCGTATTTTTTGACAAGCAACGCAAAACAAATAGAAGAAATTTGCACTCAGTTAAAATGA
- a CDS encoding RHS repeat-associated core domain-containing protein, protein MVNSIYSGTPVISVTDNRGIAIRTLNWNRTRAGDPASLLITHSLVSNDSLTVRARDPRLFTAWQAESSTAASLTTFSSLNGSPLRRDSTDSGREAMLSDAGGRAFWSRDPAGTVMQWVYDTLGRTQSSTRQRSGNPDTSTSAVLVYGDSDAQTINPQDDNLRGVCVRQYDEGGLLTTGSVALSGTVLSSSQTFLREADGLPDWPDDNAGRRTLLEETAYTTMLQTDALGAALTQTDASGHAVSVTCDVSGVLLTQTLQLQGQSPVPLLTGMTMNAAGQILTAHTGNGVTTACSYEAATLRLSEIVATRDSDTTHLQSLKYLYDPVGNITHVDDSTVSTAWFSNQSTDGVRQFVYDALYQLIRASGRENAAHGAQDSHLPATGDQCVPYTRTYAYDDSGNLSTLTHTGAVNSTMNMVTQLTSNRSIRQDNNSSLTPAGVDWDSWFTPGGQLKTLQTEGGKPASGYTDATGPLTWDANNQLQTVTRVSRSEADAEQNDREIYQYREGIRVRKQTRTLTNAGSGLWTVSEVRYLPGLELRNTWQETVSNGVSSQPAYREQLEVVTTQAGRSQVRVLRWVKGLPAGLENNRIRYSLDDNIGSLQLELDETGQIISREEYYPFGGTAVWATRNETEAAYKTVRYSGKERDGTGLYYYGYRYYAPWLCRWTAADPAREVDGLNLFIMVHNNPVTQYDTGGLITTGAEARQRVMREFVTAAHMAPIESAAREKNAILSFRESGVYTIDALNNGAAAKGHNILEKTIKDKSVNAVYGQDSAQMLENAKNAGLIGLVGHWGGAAGAVSGIWVHNIEKAKDEIFALDLSRNEDLTRFRDNIAAKRIVPYTGDYDMHDIVSKSSGAAPAVGSEDETGIRHAINKNIAVVDPSRPFEATHMNAVRHGAQNNFVPYMWQEERHLVEQSQGYLGVVARPGPFPVAIVDGGDWTVVDTEAEWRHYFRSQKISQPEHWSAFPENIPGLHTGLRNTRPGYVLTPKHQHLLSRAASF, encoded by the coding sequence ATGGTAAACAGTATTTATTCTGGCACGCCTGTAATCAGTGTCACCGACAACCGTGGCATCGCGATACGCACCCTTAACTGGAACCGCACACGTGCGGGCGATCCGGCCAGCCTGCTGATCACCCACAGTCTGGTGTCCAACGACTCACTGACCGTCCGTGCCCGGGACCCGCGTCTGTTTACCGCCTGGCAGGCTGAGTCTTCCACCGCAGCCAGTCTCACGACTTTCAGTTCGCTGAACGGCAGCCCTTTACGCCGTGACAGTACCGACAGTGGTCGGGAAGCCATGCTCTCTGATGCCGGGGGCCGCGCGTTCTGGTCCCGTGACCCGGCGGGTACGGTCATGCAGTGGGTATACGATACGCTGGGGCGGACGCAGTCGTCCACCCGGCAACGCAGTGGCAACCCTGACACCAGCACGTCCGCCGTGCTGGTGTACGGCGACAGCGATGCGCAGACAATCAATCCGCAGGACGATAATCTGCGCGGTGTCTGTGTCAGACAATACGATGAAGGCGGGCTGTTGACTACCGGCAGCGTTGCCCTCAGCGGTACGGTTCTTTCCTCTTCTCAGACTTTCCTGCGGGAGGCTGACGGGTTGCCGGACTGGCCGGACGACAACGCCGGACGGCGGACTCTGCTGGAAGAAACGGCCTATACCACCATGCTCCAGACGGATGCGCTGGGGGCGGCCCTCACACAGACCGATGCCAGCGGACATGCCGTCAGCGTTACCTGCGATGTCAGCGGTGTACTGCTGACGCAGACCCTCCAGTTGCAGGGGCAGTCCCCCGTGCCGCTGCTGACCGGGATGACAATGAACGCGGCAGGGCAGATTCTGACTGCGCATACCGGTAACGGCGTGACCACCGCCTGCAGTTATGAGGCGGCGACGCTGCGCCTGAGTGAGATCGTTGCCACGCGGGACAGTGATACCACGCATTTGCAGTCGCTGAAATATCTCTACGACCCGGTGGGCAACATCACTCATGTGGATGATTCCACCGTCAGTACCGCCTGGTTCAGTAACCAGAGTACGGATGGCGTGCGGCAGTTCGTTTATGACGCGCTGTATCAGCTTATCCGTGCCAGCGGGCGTGAAAATGCCGCGCACGGCGCGCAGGACAGCCATCTTCCGGCCACCGGTGACCAGTGCGTGCCTTACACGCGAACCTATGCCTACGACGACAGCGGCAACCTGAGCACCCTGACGCACACCGGTGCGGTGAACAGCACCATGAATATGGTTACGCAGCTTACCTCCAACCGCAGTATCCGTCAGGACAATAACAGCAGCCTGACCCCGGCGGGTGTGGACTGGGATAGCTGGTTCACGCCGGGCGGGCAGCTGAAAACCCTGCAGACGGAAGGCGGTAAACCCGCCAGCGGCTATACAGATGCCACCGGGCCGCTGACGTGGGATGCGAACAACCAGTTGCAGACGGTGACGCGGGTGAGCCGCAGTGAGGCGGATGCAGAACAGAACGACCGCGAGATATATCAGTACCGGGAGGGGATCCGGGTGCGTAAACAGACCCGTACGCTGACGAATGCCGGCAGCGGACTGTGGACGGTGAGCGAAGTGCGTTATCTTCCGGGGCTGGAGCTGCGTAACACCTGGCAGGAGACGGTGAGCAACGGTGTCAGCAGTCAGCCCGCGTACCGTGAACAACTGGAGGTGGTGACCACACAGGCGGGGCGCAGTCAGGTACGGGTGCTGCGCTGGGTGAAGGGGCTGCCGGCGGGGCTGGAGAACAACCGGATACGCTACAGCCTGGATGACAACATCGGTTCCTTACAGCTGGAACTGGATGAAACCGGCCAGATCATCAGCCGGGAGGAATATTATCCGTTCGGCGGCACGGCGGTATGGGCGACCCGCAATGAGACCGAAGCGGCGTATAAAACGGTGCGTTATTCCGGTAAAGAGCGTGACGGCACAGGGTTGTATTACTACGGATATCGCTATTATGCCCCGTGGTTATGCCGCTGGACGGCGGCTGATCCGGCCAGGGAAGTGGACGGGCTGAACCTTTTCATAATGGTACATAACAATCCCGTTACTCAATATGATACCGGCGGTCTGATAACCACCGGCGCAGAGGCCCGGCAGCGTGTTATGCGTGAGTTTGTCACCGCAGCGCACATGGCACCGATAGAATCAGCCGCCCGGGAGAAAAACGCCATATTGAGTTTCCGGGAATCCGGTGTTTATACCATAGATGCTCTGAATAATGGTGCGGCTGCTAAGGGGCATAATATCCTGGAGAAAACGATAAAAGATAAGTCTGTTAATGCAGTTTACGGCCAGGATTCAGCACAGATGCTGGAGAATGCCAAAAATGCAGGGCTGATTGGACTGGTGGGGCATTGGGGGGGCGCTGCCGGCGCAGTTTCTGGCATTTGGGTTCATAATATTGAAAAAGCAAAAGACGAAATTTTTGCGCTTGACCTGTCCAGAAACGAGGATCTGACCCGGTTCAGGGACAATATTGCTGCCAAACGTATCGTGCCTTACACCGGGGATTATGATATGCACGATATCGTCTCAAAAAGCAGTGGCGCAGCGCCGGCAGTAGGCAGCGAAGACGAGACTGGCATTCGTCATGCCATCAATAAAAATATTGCGGTAGTCGATCCTTCCCGTCCTTTCGAAGCGACTCACATGAACGCCGTCCGTCACGGCGCACAAAATAATTTTGTGCCTTATATGTGGCAGGAAGAGCGGCATCTCGTAGAACAAAGTCAGGGTTATCTGGGCGTTGTCGCCAGACCCGGGCCTTTCCCGGTGGCCATCGTTGACGGAGGTGACTGGACTGTCGTGGATACAGAAGCGGAGTGGCGTCACTATTTTCGTTCACAAAAGATTTCGCAACCTGAACACTGGAGCGCCTTCCCCGAAAATATTCCGGGATTGCATACCGGCCTGCGTAATACACGTCCCGGTTATGTTTTAACGCCAAAACATCAGCATTTGTTGAGTCGCGCAGCAAGTTTTTAG
- a CDS encoding RHS repeat protein, translating into MSGTNNTLYQRTPDITVVDNRGLTVRDIAYYRHPDTVTVTDERIIQLKYNARGFMTHSADPRLSQTAQTNFMYLTDLSGNILRTLSADAGTTIALNDAAGRLLMIVSGISTNDEGHVDCSQAVTSSYKYEGNTLPGRPLSITDHVTGDIARVSERFVYAGHTETEKNVNLAGICVSHYDTAGLIHTDSVALTGMSSSVTLRLLKNADDPDTVANWQGEEMSAWNDQLAMQSYTTLTTTDASGLPLMTTDAAGNLQRMKYDVAGMLSGSWLKVKGVEKAIIQSLAYSAAGQKLREVHGNGVVTTYSYEPQTLRLMGITTARPAGHVAGAKILQDLRYEYDPVGNVLCITNDAEETRFWRNQKVVPESRYHYDSLYQLVSTTGREMANVGQQGSDLPPATVPIDNCTYTNYTRNFSYDRGGNLTQIRHSAPATNNNYTTSITISDRTNRGVLSTLTGESSEVDALFTARGVQKQLQPGQQLSWTARAELLQVAPVSRDADDNDSESYRYDGSSLRVLKVSTQKTNNSLQSKRVLYLPGLEMRSTANSSGLTEDLQVITVGEAGRAQVRMLYWERGKPADISNGQLRYSYDNLVGSTGLEVDGDGVVISQEEYYPYGGTAVWAARSAIEADYKILRYSGKERDATGLYYYGYRYYQPWAGRWLSADPAGTMDGLNLYRMVKNNPVTYTDKNGFFAEKPNGFNWVRRADGGQHNFAGMSLFSVNENLDRKAEYLKNQGVRTVIALESNNYQASKEALNKQGITFILFPINDWHAPSVNQLAAYNALVDEYSKTGKVATHCWGGMGRTGVFLASRLLHIGEENNAQNALLAARERYHDKSVEMKAQYNALARLSDSIGLEPSVKVSSLQIHWDNQHGDDGMYADPGHQNAKKYAGVDENWMRSVAVSEAGMSEGVPDYKIFSPKLALKPKPVVAPAPVMNTQNDPLEGIPPFIPKSAAAPVNKTSLWSRFTSFVSGIFRRLFSFIRRK; encoded by the coding sequence ATGTCTGGCACAAATAATACGTTATATCAGCGTACACCGGATATCACCGTGGTGGATAATCGCGGACTTACTGTGCGTGACATTGCATATTACCGCCATCCGGACACAGTGACAGTGACAGACGAGCGCATCATCCAACTTAAGTATAATGCGCGTGGTTTTATGACTCATAGCGCCGACCCACGATTGTCTCAGACTGCACAAACTAACTTCATGTATCTGACCGATCTGTCGGGGAATATTCTGCGAACCCTGAGTGCCGACGCGGGTACCACCATCGCCCTTAACGATGCTGCCGGACGATTGTTAATGATAGTGAGCGGTATCAGTACCAATGACGAGGGACATGTCGACTGTTCACAGGCTGTGACCAGCAGCTACAAATATGAAGGAAACACCCTGCCAGGACGTCCGTTAAGTATCACTGATCACGTCACCGGAGATATTGCCAGAGTATCCGAACGTTTCGTGTATGCAGGCCATACAGAGACAGAAAAAAATGTGAACCTGGCAGGGATATGTGTCAGCCACTACGATACGGCTGGCCTTATACATACAGACAGTGTGGCGCTGACAGGCATGTCGTCGTCAGTCACTTTAAGGCTGTTGAAGAATGCAGATGACCCGGATACCGTCGCGAACTGGCAGGGAGAAGAGATGTCCGCATGGAATGACCAACTGGCTATGCAGAGTTATACGACCCTGACGACAACGGATGCCAGCGGTCTGCCGCTTATGACTACCGATGCAGCCGGTAATCTGCAGCGTATGAAGTACGACGTCGCAGGAATGCTGTCGGGCAGTTGGCTGAAAGTTAAGGGTGTAGAGAAAGCGATTATTCAGTCCCTGGCATACTCAGCTGCCGGGCAGAAGTTGCGGGAGGTCCACGGAAATGGTGTGGTGACGACTTACAGTTATGAGCCACAGACCTTGCGTCTGATGGGGATAACTACTGCGCGTCCGGCTGGACATGTCGCAGGGGCAAAAATACTGCAAGATCTGCGCTATGAATACGATCCGGTCGGCAACGTGCTGTGCATCACCAACGACGCAGAAGAAACCCGATTCTGGCGAAATCAGAAAGTGGTGCCTGAGAGTAGATATCACTATGACAGCCTGTATCAACTGGTCAGTACCACAGGACGGGAGATGGCTAATGTTGGCCAGCAAGGCAGTGATTTACCTCCTGCCACGGTTCCCATTGACAACTGCACTTACACCAATTACACCCGCAATTTCAGCTATGACCGGGGGGGCAATCTGACACAGATCCGCCATAGCGCTCCCGCGACAAATAACAACTACACCACCAGCATAACGATAAGTGATCGCACTAACCGTGGCGTGCTCAGCACGTTGACGGGAGAGTCATCCGAGGTAGATGCATTGTTCACTGCACGCGGCGTTCAGAAGCAATTACAGCCGGGGCAGCAACTTAGCTGGACTGCACGTGCAGAGCTTTTGCAGGTAGCACCGGTGTCGCGTGACGCAGACGATAATGACAGTGAGAGCTACCGTTACGATGGTAGCAGTTTGCGGGTGCTGAAAGTCAGTACACAAAAAACCAACAACAGCCTGCAGAGCAAACGGGTGTTATATCTGCCCGGACTGGAGATGAGAAGTACAGCGAATAGCAGCGGGCTGACAGAGGATTTGCAGGTGATCACTGTAGGTGAAGCTGGCAGGGCGCAGGTGCGAATGCTGTACTGGGAGAGGGGTAAACCGGCGGACATCAGTAATGGTCAATTGCGTTACAGTTACGATAATCTGGTGGGCAGCACTGGATTAGAAGTTGATGGCGACGGTGTTGTCATCAGTCAGGAGGAGTATTATCCCTATGGGGGTACCGCTGTCTGGGCGGCGCGCAGTGCAATAGAAGCAGACTACAAAATCCTGCGTTACTCAGGCAAGGAACGGGATGCAACCGGGTTGTACTATTACGGTTACCGCTATTATCAGCCATGGGCCGGACGCTGGTTAAGTGCCGACCCCGCCGGGACGATGGATGGCTTAAATCTGTATCGAATGGTCAAAAACAATCCCGTGACTTATACAGATAAAAACGGCTTTTTTGCTGAAAAACCTAATGGTTTTAATTGGGTCAGAAGGGCGGATGGTGGGCAGCATAATTTTGCCGGCATGTCTTTGTTTTCTGTTAATGAGAATTTAGACAGAAAAGCTGAGTATTTAAAAAATCAGGGAGTCAGAACGGTTATCGCCCTGGAATCAAATAACTATCAGGCATCAAAAGAAGCCCTTAATAAGCAGGGCATAACGTTTATTTTATTCCCCATAAATGACTGGCATGCGCCTTCGGTTAATCAGCTGGCTGCTTATAATGCATTGGTTGATGAATACAGTAAAACCGGAAAAGTTGCCACGCATTGTTGGGGAGGCATGGGACGAACAGGTGTATTTCTGGCATCACGTCTTTTGCATATTGGTGAGGAAAATAATGCCCAGAACGCGCTCTTGGCCGCGCGTGAAAGGTATCATGATAAATCTGTCGAGATGAAAGCACAGTACAATGCCCTGGCCCGGCTCTCGGATAGCATAGGGCTGGAACCCTCGGTAAAAGTATCCTCTCTCCAGATCCACTGGGATAATCAGCACGGAGATGATGGAATGTATGCAGATCCTGGTCATCAGAATGCCAAAAAATATGCGGGTGTTGATGAGAACTGGATGAGGTCTGTTGCCGTTTCAGAGGCGGGTATGTCTGAGGGGGTACCTGATTATAAAATATTTTCTCCAAAGCTCGCATTGAAACCGAAACCTGTCGTGGCACCTGCGCCTGTAATGAATACTCAAAATGATCCTTTAGAAGGTATTCCGCCATTCATACCAAAGTCTGCTGCAGCTCCGGTTAATAAAACAAGTTTGTGGAGTCGTTTTACTTCTTTTGTTAGCGGGATTTTTAGACGGTTATTCAGCTTTATTCGTCGTAAATAA
- a CDS encoding Tc toxin subunit A has translation MSSHSKLINTMEDVLQMNTKLQQSGYQSTFDIIKMSRDEFAQKHRHDFKQQAASVYDLAAGFSQQVNRIFKEKSVMNMPGQRDNPGGIQKSGPTWQSLFDENWAAYCLKSAPEANDSPVSYLAWLYTQSLAWENSTENTADIFKLAVRRPDLPVLFINDNAINQVVPSLDIVNNILATAIMTTAGDDADKTLATTRYPNSLPYTFPQQQTLLSLAQCQLNLTDMIAEMDIAWPYFLAVTSNTGLRQIAWEMGGELAPEQYQILQDLPVDPASLPTFYMTNFGINADSYSVFEPLTVFSQQAALTVREVEELIAGTAGGYNVTVSPNYLSPSAPATPTPNNYGAVFINNGVDPIVITSSTDPELANLSDDRMDRINRLIRLQKWLALPYSQVDLLVTAAMNAEENTLRVMNDNTLRMLGIFNYYSKSYGTTPAQFAAIINEITPYAIAPEVPFIDQLFNSPSLFEEPFEITDEQFDYTDPTERVVKQLCAGLGINEVQFRFLGDQICASLTRPACEPGEGTTTLPCSLAIVSAFYRLVKLPELLGLNFDNGIALMQLIDKTLLPQLAAIPFISPAETPATDILDTLMAMSDACTWLRQHNLSPSLLLALTTLDNTEEQPKYTTAAQFNLIADINQQLVSSLLSETILETCGVPNETAGGGSINWMDTLSSLIDANGIILPVVTSADETVYNALYTEIDTVIGSIDFNSPLSDDEIDAILTNLIYQTKLSQDGIANSSIAKNYTLAQGLPPFLLTWANSSSWQFLSQCWALKDISDPQDPGILAFLSLMLKLGCRAEMTREFTLTPAMLNAYLTWPAWFGVNDNTINLRTFYQFSRYADAMMVITTDEDALLAYLKWVNGSNAVTPISAAKALAKLLGWEASEVQLAVNHIAPITPEPESETDSIATTLTHIDGVMRLQNLAEQSGLCVEILLQVAALNPDSDYETWQPVGESLVAVQGTAS, from the coding sequence ATGAGTTCACACAGTAAGCTTATTAACACCATGGAAGATGTTTTGCAGATGAACACAAAGCTGCAGCAAAGTGGTTATCAATCTACATTTGATATTATTAAAATGAGTAGGGATGAATTCGCCCAGAAACATCGTCATGATTTTAAGCAACAAGCCGCCTCAGTTTACGATTTAGCTGCCGGTTTTTCACAACAGGTAAATCGTATATTCAAGGAAAAAAGTGTCATGAATATGCCTGGTCAGAGAGATAACCCGGGCGGTATACAAAAATCAGGACCCACCTGGCAGTCATTATTCGATGAAAATTGGGCGGCCTATTGTCTGAAATCAGCGCCGGAAGCAAATGACTCTCCAGTTTCATATTTGGCATGGCTATATACGCAGTCGTTAGCCTGGGAGAATTCCACGGAAAATACTGCTGATATTTTTAAATTGGCCGTTAGGCGCCCCGATCTGCCGGTATTATTTATTAATGATAATGCCATTAACCAGGTCGTTCCATCGCTCGATATTGTTAATAATATCCTGGCGACTGCCATTATGACCACCGCAGGCGATGATGCGGATAAAACACTGGCGACAACACGCTACCCTAATTCTTTACCCTACACATTTCCCCAGCAACAGACTCTTTTGTCTTTGGCGCAGTGTCAGCTTAATTTGACCGATATGATTGCAGAAATGGATATTGCCTGGCCTTATTTTTTGGCCGTAACCAGCAATACTGGCTTACGGCAAATCGCCTGGGAAATGGGGGGGGAACTGGCTCCCGAACAATATCAAATCTTACAAGACCTGCCCGTTGACCCGGCGAGTTTGCCGACGTTCTACATGACAAATTTCGGTATTAATGCCGATTCCTATAGTGTGTTCGAACCTCTGACAGTTTTTTCTCAACAAGCCGCACTTACGGTGCGTGAGGTTGAGGAATTGATTGCGGGCACAGCCGGCGGATATAACGTGACCGTTTCTCCAAATTATCTCTCACCCTCAGCACCTGCGACCCCAACACCGAATAATTATGGTGCTGTTTTTATCAATAACGGCGTAGATCCTATTGTTATTACCTCATCAACGGATCCGGAATTAGCAAATCTCTCCGATGATCGCATGGACCGGATCAATCGATTGATTCGTTTGCAGAAATGGCTGGCACTCCCTTACAGTCAGGTGGATTTGCTGGTGACTGCCGCCATGAATGCTGAAGAAAACACCTTGCGGGTGATGAACGATAATACCTTAAGAATGTTGGGTATCTTTAATTATTACTCCAAAAGTTATGGGACCACGCCGGCACAATTCGCGGCGATAATCAATGAAATCACCCCTTATGCTATTGCTCCGGAGGTGCCATTTATCGATCAACTCTTTAATTCGCCTTCTCTATTTGAAGAGCCTTTTGAAATCACGGATGAACAATTTGATTATACTGATCCAACTGAACGGGTTGTTAAGCAACTCTGCGCAGGGCTGGGCATTAATGAGGTTCAGTTCCGCTTTCTGGGCGATCAAATTTGCGCAAGTCTGACTCGTCCGGCTTGTGAACCGGGAGAAGGAACGACGACGTTACCCTGCTCATTAGCGATAGTATCAGCATTTTATCGACTGGTTAAATTACCTGAACTATTAGGTTTAAATTTTGACAATGGTATTGCGTTAATGCAATTAATTGATAAAACGCTGTTACCTCAGTTGGCTGCCATACCCTTTATTAGTCCTGCCGAAACACCTGCCACTGACATTCTCGATACACTTATGGCGATGTCTGATGCTTGTACCTGGCTGCGACAACATAATCTTTCGCCTTCGCTGCTGCTGGCACTTACAACGTTAGATAACACGGAAGAACAACCAAAATATACTACCGCCGCACAATTTAATTTAATTGCAGATATTAATCAGCAGCTTGTTTCATCATTATTAAGCGAAACTATCCTCGAAACGTGCGGTGTACCTAATGAAACTGCGGGGGGGGGATCCATTAATTGGATGGATACGTTAAGTTCTCTCATTGATGCAAACGGTATTATTTTACCGGTAGTGACCAGTGCAGATGAAACTGTTTATAACGCCCTTTATACAGAAATTGATACGGTGATCGGAAGTATTGATTTTAATAGCCCGCTTTCAGATGATGAAATTGACGCCATTCTGACAAACCTGATTTATCAAACTAAGCTCTCGCAGGATGGGATTGCGAACAGCAGTATTGCCAAAAACTACACTCTGGCACAGGGCTTACCCCCATTCTTATTAACATGGGCGAATTCCAGTAGCTGGCAATTTCTCAGTCAGTGTTGGGCGCTGAAAGATATTTCCGATCCACAAGACCCCGGGATCCTTGCCTTTTTATCACTGATGCTGAAACTGGGGTGTCGGGCAGAAATGACCCGTGAATTTACATTAACCCCTGCGATGTTAAACGCCTATTTAACCTGGCCAGCCTGGTTCGGCGTAAATGATAACACGATTAATTTAAGGACGTTTTATCAGTTTAGCCGCTATGCCGATGCAATGATGGTGATTACCACTGATGAAGATGCCTTGCTGGCCTATCTTAAATGGGTTAATGGATCCAATGCGGTGACACCCATCAGCGCGGCAAAAGCGCTGGCGAAATTACTTGGCTGGGAGGCCAGTGAAGTACAACTGGCCGTGAATCATATTGCGCCTATTACACCTGAACCTGAATCTGAAACAGACAGTATTGCGACGACGTTAACGCATATTGATGGAGTGATGCGCCTGCAAAACCTCGCGGAGCAGAGCGGTCTCTGTGTAGAAATACTGCTTCAGGTGGCGGCGCTTAACCCTGACTCAGATTACGAAACCTGGCAACCTGTCGGGGAATCGCTGGTTGCGGTGCAGGGAACCGCTTCATAA